A single region of the Anaerostipes rhamnosivorans genome encodes:
- a CDS encoding N-acetylmuramoyl-L-alanine amidase family protein: MNKKRLAAVLLCTAVCAGAVRSLTASQSALAGDRRITVAIDAGHQKKGDSRKEPIGPGAKRKKARVASGTQGAATKVPESKLTLSVAKKLEKELKKRGYKVYMVRKKQNVNISNKKRAQLANKSGASVCIRLHADAAGKGVRGASVLYPTKKNAYVKKISKRSKKLSKAVIKKYCAVTGIKNRGLSGRDDLTGTNWSKIPVTLIEMGFMTNKKEDKKMQKDSFQKKMAEGIADGIDAYFGK; the protein is encoded by the coding sequence ATGAATAAGAAAAGACTTGCAGCCGTACTGTTATGTACGGCTGTTTGCGCTGGAGCGGTGCGGTCTTTGACAGCCAGTCAGAGCGCCCTGGCTGGGGATCGCCGGATCACGGTGGCCATCGATGCGGGCCATCAGAAAAAGGGTGACAGTAGAAAAGAACCCATCGGTCCGGGGGCAAAGAGAAAGAAAGCCAGAGTTGCATCCGGTACTCAGGGTGCGGCAACAAAAGTTCCGGAATCAAAGCTCACACTCAGTGTGGCAAAAAAATTGGAGAAGGAACTGAAAAAAAGAGGCTATAAGGTTTATATGGTCAGAAAGAAGCAAAACGTCAACATCAGCAATAAGAAAAGGGCACAGCTGGCCAATAAAAGTGGAGCTTCTGTCTGTATCCGTCTTCATGCGGACGCTGCAGGCAAAGGAGTACGCGGAGCTTCAGTCTTGTACCCGACTAAGAAAAATGCATATGTAAAAAAGATTAGTAAGCGCAGCAAAAAGCTTTCAAAGGCTGTGATCAAAAAGTATTGTGCAGTTACAGGAATCAAAAACCGTGGATTATCTGGACGGGATGACCTGACGGGTACGAACTGGAGTAAAATTCCAGTCACACTGATCGAAATGGGTTTTATGACAAACAAAAAAGAAGATAAAAAGATGCAGAAGGATTCTTTTCAGAAAAAGATGGCGGAAGGAATCGCAGACGGCATCGATGCTTATTTTGGAAAATAA
- the purE gene encoding 5-(carboxyamino)imidazole ribonucleotide mutase has product MAKVAIVMGSDSDMPVMSKAADFLEEMGIDFEMTIISAHREPDIFFEWAKGAEDRGVKVIIAGAGKAAHLPGMCAALFPMPVIGIPMKTSDLGGVDSLYSIVQMPSGVPVASVAINGGQNAGILAAQILASSDAELLQKLKDYRETMKDSVVKKAQKLDEVGYKKYE; this is encoded by the coding sequence ATGGCAAAAGTAGCAATCGTTATGGGCAGTGATTCCGATATGCCGGTTATGAGCAAGGCGGCAGACTTTTTAGAGGAGATGGGAATTGATTTTGAGATGACCATTATTTCTGCGCACAGAGAACCGGATATTTTCTTTGAGTGGGCAAAGGGAGCTGAGGATAGAGGAGTCAAAGTCATTATCGCAGGTGCAGGAAAAGCGGCACACCTTCCAGGGATGTGCGCGGCACTGTTTCCGATGCCGGTCATTGGGATCCCGATGAAAACCTCAGATCTCGGAGGAGTGGATTCTCTTTACTCTATTGTCCAGATGCCGTCCGGAGTCCCGGTTGCATCCGTTGCCATTAACGGAGGACAGAACGCAGGAATCCTTGCAGCACAGATCCTGGCTTCCTCTGATGCAGAACTTCTTCAAAAATTAAAGGATTACAGAGAGACTATGAAAGATTCTGTAGTGAAAAAAGCCCAGAAGCTTGATGAGGTTGGCTATAAGAAGTATGAATAA
- a CDS encoding aminopeptidase, which yields MERHDLNQERLKAILQEDSVKEPFLAYFKKMAERLLFANEVFEEKDRPLCRMKTWNQRWYEDVFPSRYHVCYGNPEYAQAVLGEEFGDILCFLYAEIHGCLIYAVEERLFELTILSELFLEIYQLFQDGNPLRKTAKQIIFDHMRDYSQEICAYRVREQLDPSFHFASDIVMKEDLSDPDVLYRYGEYISENEIRMLSFLNSFPKERIQAIAKTYVDGFHDGFIINNIDMTQKATVNIRYHLGFEPVIREAVRQFQEIGLTPILYRGTTGVITRGMSKVGYISTSPNPQFEYDHRFDQALYFNNAFMRHKLECYRNAYEKLKEEAAAFAGPACMETFGELPFTPENKEASLRLSEKQEKLSVEFQNESSKIANEYMKPEERSFTIIAYPIPEIGEKFEEIFEEVVKVNTLNKEKYKKIQQYLIDALDQGVEVHIKGAKDNETDLYVALHELDHPDRETNFENCLADVNIPVGEVFTSPKLKGTNGVLHVSEVYLRDLKFIDLKLVFKDGMISEYSCRNFESEEENQAYIKQNLLYNRETLPMGEFAVGTNTTAYAMAQKYGILYQLPILIVEKMGPHFAVGDTCYSHSEATELHNPDGKEIVAKSNEWSRKGEYFNCHTDITIPYEELDSICVIGLGGMETHLIESGKFVLPGTEILNEPLT from the coding sequence ATGGAACGCCATGATTTAAATCAGGAAAGGCTGAAGGCTATTTTACAGGAAGATTCTGTGAAAGAGCCTTTTTTGGCCTATTTTAAAAAGATGGCGGAGAGGCTTTTATTTGCCAACGAGGTATTTGAGGAAAAAGACAGGCCGCTTTGCCGGATGAAAACGTGGAACCAGAGATGGTATGAGGATGTATTTCCATCCCGCTATCATGTCTGCTATGGGAATCCTGAATATGCACAGGCTGTCCTGGGAGAAGAATTCGGTGATATCCTGTGTTTTTTATATGCAGAGATTCATGGCTGTCTGATTTATGCTGTGGAAGAGCGGCTTTTTGAACTGACAATCTTAAGCGAATTGTTCTTAGAGATCTATCAGCTGTTCCAGGATGGGAATCCGCTAAGAAAGACCGCAAAACAGATCATCTTTGACCATATGAGAGATTATAGCCAGGAGATCTGCGCTTACCGTGTCAGAGAACAGCTGGATCCTTCCTTTCATTTTGCATCGGATATTGTCATGAAGGAGGATCTGTCTGATCCGGATGTACTCTACCGCTACGGGGAATATATTTCGGAAAATGAGATCCGGATGCTTTCATTTTTAAATAGCTTTCCAAAAGAAAGGATACAGGCCATCGCCAAAACTTATGTGGATGGTTTTCACGATGGTTTTATCATCAACAACATCGATATGACCCAAAAGGCCACCGTCAATATCAGGTATCACTTGGGATTTGAACCTGTAATCCGGGAAGCTGTCCGGCAGTTTCAAGAGATTGGGTTAACACCTATTTTGTACCGGGGTACCACAGGAGTGATTACAAGGGGGATGTCCAAAGTCGGATATATCTCCACAAGTCCAAATCCCCAGTTTGAATACGACCATAGATTTGACCAGGCTCTGTATTTTAACAATGCGTTTATGAGACATAAGCTGGAATGCTACAGAAATGCCTATGAAAAGCTGAAAGAAGAGGCGGCTGCATTTGCCGGCCCAGCCTGCATGGAGACCTTCGGTGAGCTGCCGTTTACGCCGGAGAACAAGGAGGCAAGTTTGAGGCTGTCCGAAAAGCAGGAAAAACTGTCTGTGGAATTCCAGAACGAGTCCAGCAAGATCGCCAATGAATATATGAAGCCTGAGGAGAGGAGTTTTACGATCATCGCCTATCCCATTCCTGAGATTGGCGAAAAGTTTGAGGAGATCTTTGAAGAGGTAGTGAAGGTCAATACACTGAACAAAGAAAAATATAAAAAGATCCAGCAGTATCTGATCGATGCCTTGGACCAGGGTGTGGAAGTCCACATCAAAGGGGCAAAAGACAACGAAACAGATCTGTATGTAGCGCTCCATGAGCTGGATCATCCGGACAGGGAGACGAATTTTGAAAACTGTCTGGCGGACGTGAACATTCCAGTAGGAGAAGTGTTTACGTCTCCGAAACTTAAGGGGACAAATGGAGTTCTTCATGTAAGTGAAGTTTATCTGAGAGATTTAAAATTTATTGACCTTAAGCTGGTGTTCAAGGATGGTATGATCAGTGAATATTCCTGCAGGAATTTTGAATCTGAGGAGGAGAATCAGGCTTATATCAAACAGAATCTTCTTTATAACAGAGAGACTCTTCCGATGGGAGAATTTGCGGTGGGGACCAACACCACAGCCTATGCCATGGCTCAGAAGTACGGAATCCTTTATCAGCTGCCGATCCTGATTGTAGAAAAGATGGGGCCGCATTTCGCAGTGGGAGATACCTGCTACAGCCACAGTGAGGCCACTGAATTGCATAACCCGGATGGAAAAGAAATCGTTGCAAAAAGCAATGAGTGGTCCAGAAAGGGAGAATATTTTAACTGTCATACAGACATCACCATTCCCTATGAGGAACTGGATTCTATCTGCGTGATCGGACTTGGAGGGATGGAAACACATTTGATCGAAAGCGGGAAATTTGTGCTCCCAGGCACGGAAATCCTGAACGAACCATTGACGTGA
- a CDS encoding HD domain-containing protein, with the protein MERLQKQMEFIIEVDRLKDIIRQTHLTNGERKENDAEHSWHLALMAVFLSEYSKEPVDVLQVIKMVLIHDLVEIDAGDTYLYDEAGNGTKAAREQKAAERIFHILPEDQAEELFGLWREFEERKTPESKFANTLDRIQPILLNDATDGRAWREHDVCIGQIMSKNEYTSQGSDVLWAYIQEVFEKNIKNGNIKRSL; encoded by the coding sequence ATGGAACGATTACAGAAACAGATGGAGTTTATCATAGAGGTGGACAGGCTTAAGGATATCATCCGCCAGACACATCTGACAAACGGGGAAAGAAAAGAAAACGATGCGGAACATTCCTGGCATCTTGCATTGATGGCAGTCTTTCTATCGGAATATTCAAAAGAACCGGTGGATGTGCTGCAGGTGATCAAGATGGTCCTGATCCATGATCTGGTGGAGATCGATGCGGGGGATACCTATCTTTATGATGAGGCAGGTAACGGAACAAAAGCTGCCAGAGAGCAGAAGGCGGCCGAGAGGATCTTCCATATCCTCCCCGAAGATCAGGCAGAAGAACTGTTTGGACTTTGGAGAGAGTTTGAGGAACGAAAGACACCAGAATCCAAGTTTGCAAACACCTTGGACCGGATTCAGCCGATCCTTTTAAATGATGCCACAGATGGAAGGGCCTGGAGAGAGCATGATGTCTGCATCGGCCAGATTATGAGCAAAAACGAGTATACCAGCCAGGGATCCGATGTACTTTGGGCGTATATTCAGGAAGTTTTTGAGAAAAATATAAAAAACGGAAATATTAAAAGGAGCTTATAA